Part of the Sphingobium sp. TKS genome is shown below.
CTTGGCATTGGGGTTGTTGAAGACGAAACCGGCGGTGAAGTCGTCTTCCACCCAGTCCATGGTCGATCCAACCAGATAGAGCACCGACGCGCCGTCGATGTAGAAGGTGCCGCCGGGGGTTTCGATCTTCTCGTCGAACCTGGCTTCCTCGCTCACATAATCGACCGAATAGGCAAGGCCCGAGCAGCCGCGGCGCGGGGTGGAGAGCTTGACGCCGATCGCGTCTTCGGGGGCATCGGCCATCAGGTCAGCGATGCGCTGCTCGGCGGCGGGCGTCAGGATGACGGCGGCGGGGCGAGCGCGGATTTTGGTGTCGCCATTGGGAGTAGGGGTCATCAGAGCATTCCCAGTTCGAGCTTGGCTTCGTCCGACATTTTCTGCGGATCCCATGGCGGATCCCAGACGAGGTTCACCTGCGCATCGCCCACGCCCGGCACCGCGCCGACGCGCAGTTCGACTTCGCCCGGCATGGATTCGGCCACCGGGCAATGCGGCGTGGTCAGCGTCATGGTGACGACGGCATGGCCGTCCTCCGTGACGTCGACGCCGTAGACCAAGCCCAGATCATAGATATTGACCGGGATTTCCGGGTCGTAGATTTCCTTGAGCGCATCGATGATCGCATCGTAAAGGCTGCCGCCCGGCTCGCCCTTGGGCGTTTCAATGGGCTTGGCGCTCAGGAATCCGTCGAGATAGTCGCGCTGGCGCTGGCCAGAATCAGAAGCTTCCTCGACACGCGCCTTGGGCGGGGTGTTCACCGCCTCGACCTCTTCCATCAATATCTTCCGCTCTTCGCTCATCCGAAGATTTTCCTCACTCGTTCTATGCCTTTGACCAGCGCATCCACATCGCTTTCGTCGCTGTAGATGCCGAAGCTGGCCCGTGCCGTAGCCTCGACGCCGAGATGACGCATCAGCGGCTGCGCGCAATGATGCCCCGCCCGGATCGCCACGCCCGTTTCGTCCAATATGGTGCCGACATCATGCGGATGCACCCCCTCAACCTCGAAGGAGAGGATGCCCGCCGAATCCTCCGGCCCGAAGACGCGCACGCTGTTGAGGCTTTCCAGCGCCACCCGCGCCTTGGCGACCAGCGCGCATTCATGGGCGTGGATCGCGTCAAGGCCGATGGCCTGCACATAATCGATCGCCGCCGACAGGCCGACGACGCCGGTGATATGCGGCGTCCCCGCCTCGAACCGGGTCGGCGCGGGCGCGTAGGTGGTTTTCTCGAACGTCACCTTGTCGATCATCGATCCGCCGCCCTGATAGGGCGGCATGGCGTCGAGCAGATCCTTGCGCGCCCAGAGCGCGCCGATGCCGGTAGGACCGTAGAGCTTGTGCGCGGAAAAGACGTAGAAATCGCAGTCCAACGCCTGCACATCGACGGCAAGGCGCGGGACGGCCTGGCAGCCGTCAATCAGGATCTTCGCGCCAACGCTGTGGGCAATGTCGGCGGCGCGGCGCACATCGAGGACGCTGCCCAGCACGTTCGACACATGGGCCAACGCGACCAGCTTGTGTTGCGGCGTGATCATCGCCTGCATGGCGTCGAGATCGATCTTGCCGTCCGCCGTGAGCGGCACGACGTCGATCTGCGCGCCTTGCCTTTCGGCCACGATCTGCCAGGGGACGATATTGCTGTGATGCTCCAGCATCGAGAGCAGGATGCGGTCGCCGCTTTCAAGCTGCGTACCCGCCCAGCTTTGGGCGACGAGGTTGATGCCCTCGGTCGCGCCGCGGACGTAGACAATCTCGCTGTCCGACGCCGCTCCGATGAAGTTCGCGACCTTGCGGCGCGCCGCCTCATAGGCAAGCGTCATATTGGCCGAGCGCTCATAGACGCCGCGATGGACTGTCGCATAGTCCGGGCCATAGGCGCGGGCGATGGCGTCGATTACAGCGTTGGGCTTCTGCGCGGTGGCGGCGCTGTCGAGATAGTGCCAGCTGCCGACGCCGGGGAAATCATCCCGCAAGCGCAACGCTTGAGCCAGATCGGTCATACCAGCGTCTCCAGCTTGGCGATCGCGGCGGCTTCGAGCCTGTCCTTGACCGCTTCGTCGGCGACATCATCGAACACGCCCGCGACAAAGGCTTTCAAGAGCAGCGTCTTGGCCGTCGCCGGGTCCATGCCGCGCGAGGCCATGTAGAAGAGCGCTTGGCGGTCCAGCTCGCCCACGGTCGCGCCATGGGCGCATTTCACGTCGTCGGCGTAGATTTCCAGCTCCGGCTTGGCATTGGCCGTAGCGGTGCGGTCGAGCAGCATCGCCTTGACCGACTGGAAGGCGTCGGTGCGCTGCGCGTCGCGGGCGACATTGATGCTGCCCAGATAGCTGCCGGTAGCGTGCTGGCCCAAGATTGAGCGGATGGTCTGGCCGCTGGTCGAGTCCGGCTTCGCATGGGTGACGGCGGTGATGATCTCCAGAGTCTGGTCGCCGCCACCGATGATCGCGCCGTTCAGCTCGAAATGCGCGTTGCTTCCCAGCGTGACGGTGAAGGTCGCGCGACCGAATTTACCGCCGATGTTGAGGACATGGAAATCACAGCGCGCGCCGTCGGCGATGGTGATGACATAGTCATGCACCGCCGCCGCGCCTTCGGCCGCGTCCTGCAACAGATGATGGCGCGCCGTTTCCCCAGCGGCCACATAGATGCGCGTCGGCGCGGGCGTCGGCCAGATGGCGGCCAGCGCGTCGAGATCGCTGTAGCGCCATTCTTCAGCCTTGCGCGTGGGAAGGGTGAGCGTGGTCACGCGGCCACCACCTCCGCATAACCCTCGCGCTCCAACTCCAGCGCCAGTTCGGGGCCGCCCGACTTCACGATCCGACCGCCGGCAAGCACATGGACGAAGTCCGGCTTCACATAGTCGAGCAGGCGCTGATAGTGGGTGATGAGCAGCACCGCCTTGTCGGGCTTGCGCATGATGGCGTTGATGCCCGCGCCCACGATCTTGAGCGCGTCGATGTCGAGGCCGGAGTCGGTCTCGTCCAATATCGCCAGCCTGGGGTCGAGAATGCCCATCTGCACCATTTCGGCGCGCTTCTTCTCGCCGCCCGAAAAGCCGACATTCACCGGACGCTTCAGCATCTCCATGTCGAGGCCGAGCAGGGCGGCCTTTTCCTTGGCGAGCTTGATGAATTCGCCGCCGTTCAGTTCCTTCTCGCCCCGCGCGCGGCGCTGCGAATTGAGGCTCTCGCGCAGAAATTGCAGGTTGGAGACGCCCGGAATCTCGACCGGATATTGGAAGCCCAGGAACAGCCCTGCGGCGGCACGCTCATGCGGCTCCAGCTCGAACAGGTCTTGCCCTTCGAAGGTCGCGGTGCCACCGGTCACGTCATAGTTCGGACGGCCGCCCAGCGTATAGGCCAGCGTCGACTTGCCCGCGCCATTCGGCCCCATGATCGCATGGATTTCGCCCGCCTTGATGGAGAGCGACAGTCCTTTCAGGATCGCCTTGCCGTCGATTTCGTTCGAGAGATTATCGATCGTCAGCATCATTCACACCCCAAAAAATCAACGACTCTGCGCGCGCTGGAGCGTCCGCGCGGTCCAGAAAGCCATGTCCCGCACATCGCCCGGCGCCGGGAACAGCGTGTCGATGTGGCGCTTGATCGGCATATAGGGCCACCAGTCGGCGCCGGCTTCGGGCGCGCCCTTTTCCAGCAGGCCGGTCACGAATTCGGTCACCGGACCCATGCGGGCGAGATTGGGCGCCTTGGCCTTGTGGAAGGTCTTGTCGCTGCGCAGCTTCTCGGTGAAGGCGACATCGCCCTGCTCCAGCGCGGCGCGGCATTCGGCCTGATAGGCGTCGAGATCACCAAAATCCTTGGCGGCGCGGGCGGCAAGCTCGCCCTCTTCCAGCTCATAATCCTCGGTCAGGATGCGGATCGCGGCGGTCCATGCCTGGCCATTGCCGACATCCTCCGCAAAATCGGCGAGGGCATCCTGAATATCGTCTTCGTCGCTCAACGTGATTGTCCTTGAGAGTGGGAAAGCCCCTCCCCTTCAGGGGAGGGGTTGGGGTGGGGGCTCGCCCAACGATCCGGCGCCTGTTGGAGCGCGCCAAGGATCGCGGCGCAAACCCCTTCGATATTCTGCCTCACGTCATGGTTGGCGATGCGAATGATGCTGTAGCCCATTGCATTCAACGCCTCATCACGCGCCTTGTTCGATTCCACGCTATGCGTATCGCCATCGACTTCGACGATCAGCGCTTTTTGCGGGCAGAGGAAATCCGCAATGAACGGACCGATCACGGTCTGGCGGCGGAATTTGTAACCGCCGAGTTGTGAGCGGGACAGCTTTGACCAGAGGCGCTTTTCCGGTTCGGTCGGTTCGCGGCGCATTTCGCGAGCGAAAGCCGCTAACTGAGCGAGGCGTCCAGTCGACAGCCCCCACCCCCGGCCCCTCCCCTGAAGGGGAGGGGAGCCCAAGCGCTTTGCCTGATCGAGAGGCGTCAACTCCCTCAACCGACCGACCCTTCCAGCGAAATGCCCAGCAGCTTCTGCGCCTCGACGGCAAACTCCATCGGGAGCTGTTGCAGCACTTCCTTGGCAAAGCCGTTCACGATCAGCGAGACCGCGCTTTCCTGATCCAGCCCGCGCTGCATCGCGTAGAAAAGCTGGTCGTCGCTGATCTTGCTGGTGGTCGCCTCATGCTCGATCTGGGCGGAGGGATTGCGCACTTCGATATAGGGCACGGTATGCGCGCCGCACAGGTCGCCCAGCAGCAGGCTGTCGCACTGGGTGAAGTTGCGCACGCCCTCCGCGCCCGGCGCCACGCGCACCAGGCCGCGATAGGTGTTGTTCGACCGCCCCGCCGAAATACCCTTGGACACGATGGTCGAGCGGCTGCCCTTACCATTGTGGATCATCTTGGTGCCGGTGTCGGCCTGCTGCATGTTGTTGGTCAGCGCCACCGAGTAGAACTCGCCCACGCTGTTCTCGCCGTTCAGCACGCAGCTTGGATATTTCCAGGTGATGGCCGAGCCGGTTTCCACCTGGGTCCAGCTGACCTTGCTGTTGCGGCCCTGGCAGAGCGCCCGCTTGGTCACGAAATTATAGATGCCGCCCTTGCCGTTCTCATCGCCGGGATACCAGTTCTGGACGGTGGAATATTTGATCTCCGCATCGTCCAGCGCGACCAGTTCGACCACGGCGGCGTGGAGCTGATTCTCGTCGCGCATCGGCGCGGTGCAGCCTTCGAGATAGGAGACATACGCCCCCTCGTCCGCAACGATCAAAGTGCGTTCAAACTGCCCCGTATTTTCCGCGTTGATGCGGAAATAGGTGCTGAGTTCCATCGGGCAGCGCACACCCTTGGGAATGTAGACGAAGGTGCCGTCGGAAAAGACCGCGCAATTCAAGGTCGCGAAATAATTGTCGTGCATCGGCACGACCTTGCCCAGCCACTTCTTCACCAGATCGGGATATTCGCGCACCGCCTCACTGATCGAGCGGAAGATGACGCCCGCCTCCTCCAGCTCCTTGCGGAAGGTGGTGGCGACCGAGACGCTGTCGAACACCGCGTCGACCGCGACCTTGCGGCTGCCCTTGACGCCAGCCAGCACTTCCTGCTCGGCAATAGGAATGCCCAGCTTCTGATAGGTCGCCAATATCTCAGGATCGACCTCATCCAGCGAATTCAGCTCCGCCTTCTTCTTCGGCTCGGCGTAATAATAGGCGTCCTGATAGTCGATCGGCGGGATGTTGAGCTTGGCCCACTCCGGCGGGTCCATCGTCTGCCATAGGGCAAAGGCCTTCAGCCGCCATGCCAGCAGCCATTCCGGTTCCTTCTTCTTGGCCGAAATGAAGCGGACCGTATCTTCGTTCAGCCCCTTGGGCGCGAAGTCCTGCTCGATGGCCGAGGACCAGCCATGCTCGTAGGTGGAGGCGCGATCGGCGGCCTCATGCGCTTCGAGATTGCGAACAGTGGTTGCTTCTTCGGTCATGCCATTTCTCTGGTAAGGCTGGCGATCGTCACCCGGGCCAAAGCCGATCGGATCGCATTGTTCGCGACGTTCATATGCGGGCGCACGCGGCAGTCCTGCTCCAG
Proteins encoded:
- a CDS encoding endonuclease domain-containing protein, with product MGSPPLQGRGRGWGLSTGRLAQLAAFAREMRREPTEPEKRLWSKLSRSQLGGYKFRRQTVIGPFIADFLCPQKALIVEVDGDTHSVESNKARDEALNAMGYSIIRIANHDVRQNIEGVCAAILGALQQAPDRWASPHPNPSPEGEGLSHSQGQSR
- the sufB gene encoding Fe-S cluster assembly protein SufB, with amino-acid sequence MTEEATTVRNLEAHEAADRASTYEHGWSSAIEQDFAPKGLNEDTVRFISAKKKEPEWLLAWRLKAFALWQTMDPPEWAKLNIPPIDYQDAYYYAEPKKKAELNSLDEVDPEILATYQKLGIPIAEQEVLAGVKGSRKVAVDAVFDSVSVATTFRKELEEAGVIFRSISEAVREYPDLVKKWLGKVVPMHDNYFATLNCAVFSDGTFVYIPKGVRCPMELSTYFRINAENTGQFERTLIVADEGAYVSYLEGCTAPMRDENQLHAAVVELVALDDAEIKYSTVQNWYPGDENGKGGIYNFVTKRALCQGRNSKVSWTQVETGSAITWKYPSCVLNGENSVGEFYSVALTNNMQQADTGTKMIHNGKGSRSTIVSKGISAGRSNNTYRGLVRVAPGAEGVRNFTQCDSLLLGDLCGAHTVPYIEVRNPSAQIEHEATTSKISDDQLFYAMQRGLDQESAVSLIVNGFAKEVLQQLPMEFAVEAQKLLGISLEGSVG
- the sufC gene encoding Fe-S cluster assembly ATPase SufC is translated as MLTIDNLSNEIDGKAILKGLSLSIKAGEIHAIMGPNGAGKSTLAYTLGGRPNYDVTGGTATFEGQDLFELEPHERAAAGLFLGFQYPVEIPGVSNLQFLRESLNSQRRARGEKELNGGEFIKLAKEKAALLGLDMEMLKRPVNVGFSGGEKKRAEMVQMGILDPRLAILDETDSGLDIDALKIVGAGINAIMRKPDKAVLLITHYQRLLDYVKPDFVHVLAGGRIVKSGGPELALELEREGYAEVVAA
- a CDS encoding SUF system Fe-S cluster assembly protein produces the protein MSEERKILMEEVEAVNTPPKARVEEASDSGQRQRDYLDGFLSAKPIETPKGEPGGSLYDAIIDALKEIYDPEIPVNIYDLGLVYGVDVTEDGHAVVTMTLTTPHCPVAESMPGEVELRVGAVPGVGDAQVNLVWDPPWDPQKMSDEAKLELGML
- a CDS encoding HesB/IscA family protein; this encodes MTPTPNGDTKIRARPAAVILTPAAEQRIADLMADAPEDAIGVKLSTPRRGCSGLAYSVDYVSEEARFDEKIETPGGTFYIDGASVLYLVGSTMDWVEDDFTAGFVFNNPNAKGSCGCGESFTV
- a CDS encoding SufD family Fe-S cluster assembly protein; this encodes MTTLTLPTRKAEEWRYSDLDALAAIWPTPAPTRIYVAAGETARHHLLQDAAEGAAAVHDYVITIADGARCDFHVLNIGGKFGRATFTVTLGSNAHFELNGAIIGGGDQTLEIITAVTHAKPDSTSGQTIRSILGQHATGSYLGSINVARDAQRTDAFQSVKAMLLDRTATANAKPELEIYADDVKCAHGATVGELDRQALFYMASRGMDPATAKTLLLKAFVAGVFDDVADEAVKDRLEAAAIAKLETLV
- a CDS encoding cysteine desulfurase, producing the protein MTDLAQALRLRDDFPGVGSWHYLDSAATAQKPNAVIDAIARAYGPDYATVHRGVYERSANMTLAYEAARRKVANFIGAASDSEIVYVRGATEGINLVAQSWAGTQLESGDRILLSMLEHHSNIVPWQIVAERQGAQIDVVPLTADGKIDLDAMQAMITPQHKLVALAHVSNVLGSVLDVRRAADIAHSVGAKILIDGCQAVPRLAVDVQALDCDFYVFSAHKLYGPTGIGALWARKDLLDAMPPYQGGGSMIDKVTFEKTTYAPAPTRFEAGTPHITGVVGLSAAIDYVQAIGLDAIHAHECALVAKARVALESLNSVRVFGPEDSAGILSFEVEGVHPHDVGTILDETGVAIRAGHHCAQPLMRHLGVEATARASFGIYSDESDVDALVKGIERVRKIFG